In a genomic window of Brassica rapa cultivar Chiifu-401-42 chromosome A10, CAAS_Brap_v3.01, whole genome shotgun sequence:
- the LOC103844046 gene encoding putative acyl-coenzyme A oxidase 3.2, peroxisomal codes for MSENHALWRAHVLANHILQSPPPPLNIFLTREVCLQYTPPEVNESYGFDVKEMRKLLDRHNLEDRDWLYGIIIQSNLFNRKIRGGGKVFVSPDYNETMEQQREISMKRIMYLLEKGVFQGWLTETSPEAELKKFALYEVCGMYDYSLSAKLGVQFLLWGNAVKLFGTKRHHDKWLKDTEDYLVKGCFAMTELGHGSNVRGIETVTTYDPMTEEFVINTPCESAQKYWIGEAANHATHAIVISQLEINGTNQGIHVFIAQIRDQDGNICPNIRIADCGHKIGINGVDIGRIWFDNLRIPRENLLNSVAHVSSDGNYVSAIKNPDQRFGAFLAPLTSGRVTIAATAIYSAKIGLAVAIRYSLTRRAFSDVANGPEVLLLDYPSHQRRLLPLLAKTYAMSFAANDLKMIYVKRTPEINKEIHVISSGLKAVLTWHNMRTLQECREACGGQGVKTENRVGHLKGDYDGQTTFEGDNNVLMQQVSKALFAEYISCKKRNKPFKGLGLEHMNSPRPVLPTQLTSSALRCSHFQKNAFSIRERDLLERYTSEVEEIQGKGESREFSFLLSHQLYEDLSKAFAEKAILQAVLDAEAKLPIGSTKDVLGIVRSMYALICMEEDPSFLRYGYLSRDNVGDVRREVSKLCGELRPHALALVTSFGIPDAFLGPIAFNWVEANAWSSV; via the exons ATGTCGGAAAATCACGCACTCTGGCGAGCTCATGTTTTAGCTAATCACATACTCCAGTCACCTCCTCCACCTTTGAACATCTTCCTCACGCGGGAGGTATGCTTGCAGTACACTCCACCGGAGGTCAACGAGAGCTATGGATTCGATgtgaaggagatgaggaagctgcTCGACAGACACAACTTGGAGGACCGAGACTGGCTTTACGGGATCATCATACAGAGCAATCTGTTCAACAGGAAGATAAGAGGAGGAGGCAAGGTGTTCGTGTCTCCAGATTACAATGAGACGATGGAGCAGCAGCGCGAGATCAGTATGAAGCGGATCATGTACTTGCTGGAGAAAGGTGTATTTCAAGGATGGTTAACGGAGACAAGTCCTGAGGCTGAGCTGAAGAAGTTTGCTCTCTACGAGGTTTGCGGGATGTATGATTACTCCCTCTCCGCCAAACTCGGTGTTCAGTTCTTGTTGTG GGGTAATGCTGTTAAGTTATTTGGTACAAAGCGCCACCATGACAAGTGGCTGAAAGACACTGAAGATTATCTTGTCAAGGGCTGCTTTGCAATGACTGAGTTGGGCCATGGAAGTAAT GTGAGGGGGATTGAAACAGTGACTACTTATGATCCAATGACAGAGGAGTTTGTAATAAACACTCCTTGTGAATCTGCTCAAAAGTATTGGATTGGTGAGGCAGCTAAC CATGCAACCCATGCAATTGTGATTTCACAGCTTGAAATAAACGGAACCAACCAGGGAATTCATGTCTTCATCGCTCAAATCAGAGATCAAGATGGCAACATATGTCCAAACATCCGCATTGCTGACTGTGGCCACAAGATTGGTATAAATGGTGTTGACATTGGCCGTATATG GTTTGACAATCTTCGAATCCCAAGAGAAAATTTACTGAACTCAGTTGCTCATGTTTCATCTGATGGAAATTACGTTAGCGCTATTAAAAATCCTGATCAG AGATTTGGAGCTTTCTTGGCCCCTTTGACCTCTGGTCGTGTCACCATTGCTGCAACCGCCATTTACTCTGCAAAG ATCGGATTAGCTGTTGCTATAAGGTACTCACTAACGAGAAGAGCCTTCTCTGATGTAGCCAATGGCCCTGAAGTACTCCTTCTTGATTATCCAAGCCACCAAAGACGACTTTTACCACTCCTAGCCAAGAC ATATGCTATGAGCTTTGCTGCAAATGACTTGAAGATGATTTACGTGAAGAGGACACCTGAGATCAACAAAGAGATTCATGTTATCTCAAGTGGACTCAAAGCTGTTCTCACCTGGCACAATATGCGAACGCTTCAG GAATGTCGTGAAGCTTGTGGAGGGCAAGGTGTGAAAACAGAGAATCGGGTTGGTCATTTAAAAGGCGACTATGATGGGCAGACTACATTTGAGGGTGACAATAATGTTCTGATGCAGCAG GTGAGCAAGGCACTTTTTGCTGAGTATATATCATGTAAGAAGAGAAATAAACCTTTCAAAGGATTGGGATTGGAGCACATGAACAGTCCTCGTCCCGTGTTGCCTACTCAACTCACATCTTCTGCCCTCAGATGCAGCCACTTCCAG AAAAATGCATTCTCCATAAGAGAGCGAGATCTTCTAGAACGATATACTTCTGAAGTTGAAGAGATTCAAGGGAAAGGAGAAAGCAGAGAGTTCTCCTTCCTCTTG AGTCATCAACTTTATGAAGATCTAAGTAAAGCTTTCGCAGAGAAAGCAATCTTACAAGCCGTTTTGGATGCTGAAGCCAAACTACCAATTGGTTCCACTAAG GATGTGTTGGGTATTGTAAGATCAATGTACGCATTGATCTGCATGGAAGAAGATCCATCGTTCTTGAGATATGGCTACCTCTCCAGGGACAATGTTGGAGATGTGAGGAGAGAAGTTTCTAAGCTCTGCGGAGAGCTTAGACCTCACGCGCTTGCACTGGTTACTTCATTCGGGATACCAGACGCGTTCTTGGGTCCGATTGCATTCAACTGGGTCGAAGCCAACGCTTGGTCTTCAGTTTAG
- the LOC103844049 gene encoding acyl-coenzyme A oxidase 3, peroxisomal has protein sequence MSENRALQRAHILANHILRSPPLPSSLSLAREVCLQYSPPELNESYGFDVKEMRRLLDGHNTEDRDWLYGLMMQSNLFNRKERGGKIFVSPDYNQTMEQQREITMKRIWYLLEKGVYRGWLTDSGPEAELKKLALLEVCGIYDHSLSIKLGVHFFLWGNAVKFFGTKRHHEKWLKNTEDYVVKGCFAMTELGHGSNVRGIETVTTYDPRTGEFVINTPCESAQKYWIGGAAKHATHTIVFSQLNINGTNQGVHAFIAQIRDEDGNICPNIRVADCGHKIGLNGVDNGRIWFDNLRIPRENLLNSVADVSPDGEYVSAIKDPDQRFGAFMAPLTSGRVTIASSAIYSAKVGLAIALRYSLSRRAFSVKANGPEVLLLDYPSHQRRLLPLLAKTYAMSFAANDLKMIYVKRTPETNKAIHVVSSGLKAVLTWHNMHTLQECREAVGGQGVKTENLVGQLKGEFDVQTTFEGDNNVLMQQVSKALFAEYVSCKKRNKPFRGLGLEHMNSSRPVLPTQLSSSTLRCSQFQKNVFCLRERDLLERFTSEVAQLQGRGESRESSFLVNHELAEDLGKAFTEKAILQTILDAEAKLPAGSMKDVLGLVRSMYALISIEEDPSFLRYGYLSRDNVGDVRREVSKLCGELRPHALALVSSFGIPDAFLGPIAFNWVEANAWSSV, from the exons ATGTCGGAAAATCGCGCACTCCAGCGAGCACATATCCTCGCCAACCACATCCTCCGATCACCTCCTCTTCCCTCCTCCCTCTCCCTCGCGCGCGAGGTATGTCTCCAGTACTCTCCTCCGGAGCTCAACGAGAGCTACGGATTCGATGTCAAGGAGATGAGGAGACTGCTCGACGGGCACAACACGGAGGATCGCGATTGGCTCTACGGTCTCATGATGCAGAGCAACCTGTTTAACCGCAAAGAGAGAGGAGGGAAGATCTTCGTGTCTCCCGATTACAATCAGACGATGGAGCAGCAGCGAGAGATCACCATGAAGCGGATCTGGTACTTGCTCGAGAAGGGAGTTTACAGAGGGTGGTTGACGGATTCAGGTCCTGAGGCTGAGCTCAAGAAGCTAGCTCTGCTTGAGGTTTGCGGGATCTATGATCATTCCCTCTCCATCAAGCTCGGTGTTCATTTTTTCTTGTG GGGTAATGCTGTGAAGTTCTTTGGAACAAAGCGTCACCACGAGAAGTGGCTGAAGAACACCGAAGATTATGTTGTCAAGGGATGTTTTGCAATGACTGAGTTAGGCCATGGCAGTAAT GTGAGGGGAATTGAAACAGTGACTACTTATGACCCAAGAACGGGTGAGTTTGTGATAAACACTCCTTGTGAATCTGCTCAGAAGTATTGGATCGGTGGTGCAGCTAAA CATGCAACCCACACAATTGTGTTTTCACAGCTTAATATCAACGGAACCAACCAGGGAGTTCATGCCTTTATAGCTCAAATTAGGGATGAAGATGGCAACATATGTCCTAACATCCGTGTTGCCGACTGTGGACACAAAATTGGATTAAACGGTGTTGACAATGGCCGAATCTG GTTTGACAATCTTCGAATTCCAAGAGAGAATTTATTGAACTCGGTTGCTGATGTCTCTCCTGATGGAGAGTATGTTAGCGCAATCAAAGATCCTGATCAG aGATTTGGAGCATTCATGGCCCCTTTAACCTCTGGCCGAGTCACAATTGCATCAAGTGCAATTTACTCTGCAAAG GTTGGATTAGCTATTGCTTTAAGGTACTCGCTTTCGAGAAGAGCCTTCTCTGTTAAAGCTAATGGTCCTGAAGTGCTCCTTCTTGATTACCCAAGCCATCAAAGGCGACTGCTACCTCTCCTAGCAAAGAC ATATGCTATGAGTTTTGCTGCAAATGACTTGAAGATGATCTACGTGAAGAGGACACCTGAAACCAACAAAGCCATACATGTTGTCTCGAGTGGACTCAAAGCTGTTCTCACCTGGCACAATATGCACACGCTTCAG GAATGCCGTGAAGCAGTTGGAGGGCAAGGTGTGAAAACAGAGAATCTAGTTGGTCAGTTAAAAGGTGAATTTGATGTGCAGACTACATTTGAGGGTGACAACAATGTATTGATGCAGCAG GTGAGCAAAGCACTGTTTGCTGAGTATGTGTCGTGTAAGaagagaaacaaacctttcAGAGGGTTGGGATTGGAGCACATGAACAGTTCTCGTCCTGTATTGCCAACTCAGCTCTCATCTTCTACCCTCAGATGCAGCCAGTTTCAG AAAAATGTGTTCTGCTTAAGAGAAAGAGATCTTCTAGAAAGATTCACTTCTGAAGTTGCGCAGCTTCAAGGGAGGGGAGAGAGTCGAGAGTCCTCTTTCCTCGTG AATCATGAACTTGCTGAGGACTTGGGCAAAGCTTTCACAGAGAAAGCAATACTGCAAACTATTCTGGATGCTGAGGCCAAACTACCTGCTGGCTCAATGAAG GATGTGTTGGGTCTTGTAAGATCAATGTACGCGTTGATCAGCATTGAAGAAGATCCGTCGTTCTTGAGATACGGTTACCTCTCAAGGGACAACGTTGGAGATGTGAGGAGAGAGGTTTCTAAGCTCTGCGGAGAGCTTAGACCTCACGCGCTTGCACTGGTCAGTTCATTCGGGATTCCAGACGCGTTCTTGGGACCCATTGCGTTCAACTGGGTCGAAGCCAACGCTTGGTCTTCAGTTTAG